The sequence CCTCGGTCACGATCGAGAGCGCGTTCAACGTCGGGCGGGGTGCATTGTCAGAGGTCATGCCGGTGACGGTACTGCGTGGACGACGCCCGGTCTTGTACGTTTCGGACAGCCCGACAGCGCACCTGGCCGGACGGCGGAGGAGTACATTCACCTCACGCCGAACCCGACGACGACTCCGATCTGGAGGCCCAGATGATCCGCGGTATGCACGGCCTTTTCTACTCCACCGAAGAACGAGCACTTCGTGACTTCATCAAGGAGAAATTGCAGTTGCCGTCCACCGACACAGGTGGTGGCTGGCTCATCTTCGACACACCGGAGGCCGACCTCGGCGTGCACCCGACGGACGGCATGAGCCCCCCGTCCGGAACCGCCGACATCTCGTTCTATTGCGACCGGATCGAAGAGACGGTCGAGGAACTGAAAAGCCGCGGCGTCGAGTTCACCCAGGACATCGCGGACCACGGCTACGGGCTCGTGACCTACTTCCGGGTGCCGGGCGGATTCGACGTCCAGTTGTACGAACCCCGCTACGAGAAATGAGCACGGTGGCGGTCCCGCGACCGTCGTCGTCGCGGTGGCCACGCGTTACGGTGAACCGGTGACCACGCCCGTTCTCGATCTGCATGCCGACCCCGTCGAGCTGACCGCCGCCCTCGTCGACATCGAGAGCGAATCCCGCAATGAGACAGCGGTGGCCGATGCCGTCGAGGCAGCTCTGCGCGCTCAGACAACTGGTTTCGAGGTGGTCCGGCACGGCAATCGGGTGCTGGCCCGGACGAATCGCGGCATGCCGAGCCGCGTCATCCTCGCCGGACACCTCGATACCGTGCCGGTGGCCGGCAACCTCCCACACCGACGCACGGACGACGAGACCGAGGGAGAGGTGCTGCACGGCTGTGGCACCGTCGACATGAAGTCGGGTGACGCGGTCTTCCTCCACCTCGCGGCCACGATGGTGGAGCCGGCCCACGACCTCACGCTGATCTTCTACGACTGTGAGGAGATCGCCGCCGAGTACAACGGTCTCGGCGTCATCGAGCGGGAACTGCCCGAATGGCTTCGCGGCGACGTCGCGATCCTCGGCGAGCCGACGGCCGGACTGATCGAAGCGGGTTGTCAGGGCACCATGCGCGCGCGGCTCTGGGCATCGGGCGTACGTGCACACTCGGCTCGATCGTGGATGGGCGACAACGCAATCCATAAGCTCGGCGGAGTCCTGACCACCCTGGCGGGATACCGGCCGAGGACCGTCGACATCGACGGCTGCGAGTACCGGGAGGGTCTGTCCGCGGTCGGGATCGGCGGCGGCGTGGCCGGAAATGTCGTGCCCGACGAGGCCTACGTCGACGTCAACTTCCGGTTCGCGCCCGATCGGAGCGCCGAACAGGCCACCGAACATGTCCGGGAGGTCTTCGCGGCCGAACTCGCCGACGGCGAACTGCGTTTCGAGGTCACCGATTCCGCCGCCGGGGCGTTGCCGGGTCTGTCGAATCCCGCGGCTGCCGCACTGGTGGCGGCGGCCGACGGCCGATTCCGCGCGAAGTACGGGTGGACCGACGTCTCTCGGTTCTCGGCGTTGGGTGTGCCGGCGGTGAACCTGGGGCCGGGCGACCCGAATCTGGCTCATCGGGTCGACGAACGTGTGCCGGTGAGCCAGATCGGTCAGGTCGCCGGTCTCCTGCGTGCGTTCTTGTCCGAATAGCCATTAGCGTGATGGCCATGTCATCCGCTGATCCTGCCGACGAACCGGGCCGTCACCGAGCCGGAGACGTGCCGGCTCCCGACGATCTCGAGACCTGCTACGTCGGGCCGGTACGTGTCCGTCGGGACCCCGGCGAGCCGAGCCAGACCACAGATCGTCGGCTTCTCGAATGGGTCGATCCACGCGACGACGACCTGCGCGCCGAGCGGACCATGCGCGATTCGTGGCGGGTGCTGCGCATCCAATCGGAGTTCGTCGCCGGTTTCGACGCGATGAGTGAAGTCGCCGAGGCGGTCACCGTCTTCGGGTCTGCCCGGCTGGTGCCCGGCTCCGACGACTTCGACCTCGCCGTGCGGCTCGGCCGGGCTCTTGGCGAGGCGGGTTACGCGGTGATCACCGGCGGTGGCCCGGGTGCCATGGAGGCCGCCAACCGGGGTGCCTGGGATGCCGGTGCGCAGTCGATCGGTCTCAACATCGAATTGCCGTTCGAGCAACACCTCAACAAGTGGGTGGATGTCGGCATGAACTTCCGCTACTTCTTCGTGCGTAAGACGATGTTCGTCAAGTACGCCCAGGCCTTCGTCTGTCTGCCAGGCGGATTCGGCACCCTCGACGAGCTGTTCGAGGCCTTGACCCTCGTGCAGACGAAGAAGGTGGTCCGATTCCCGATCGTGCTGATCGGCCGCGATCACTGGTCCGGATTGGTGGACTGGATGCGAGAGGTGCTGCTGAGCAAGGGAATGGTCTCGCCCGACGATCTGGATCTGTTGTATCTCGTGGACGAGCCCGCCGAGGCGGTCGAGATCATCGCGGCGGCCGCGGCCGGACGTGGTGGTCGATGAGCGCGATCTGCGTCTACTGCGCATCCGGGCCGGTCGACGAGCGCTTTCTCGAGCTGGCCGCCGACCTCGGCACGGCGCTGGCCGCAGCGGGACACACCGTGGTGTCCGGTGGCGGCAACATCTCGATGATGGGCGCCCTCGCAGAGGCAGCGAGAGCGGCGGGCGGGACCACCGTGGGCATCATCCCGCGCGCGCTGATGGAACGCGAGGTCGCCGACCTCGGCGCCGACGAGCTGGTGGTCACCGAGACGATGCGCGAGCGTAAACGCCTCATGGACGACCGCGCGGACGGCTTCATCACGCTGCCGGGCGGTATCGGCACCCTCGAGGAGCTGTTCGAGACCTGGACGGCCGGATATCTGGGCATGCACGACAAGCCGGTGGTACTCCTCGATCCGTTCGATTTCTACGCGCCGCTGCTCGGTTGGTTGCACGATCTGCGGGGGCAGGGATTCGTCTCCCGCCACGCCCTCGACCGGCTGCTCGTCGCCGAATCGGTGCCAATGGCCATCCGGTTTGCTACTGCTCGGTAAGGTAGACGAGATGTTCGACAACGATCGTTGTCGAACCCGGCCGGGATCCCCCAGTGCACGAGGAAGCGGAGTACACAACTGATGTCGAGCAGTGATACGCACACCGCAGTCGGACTCACCGACCTGATCCGCGGCGTCGTGAAGATGGCGCCGCAGGCCCCCGGCATGCTCAAGCACGCGCCGGGACTCGTCCGGCGGCCACCCGAGGCCAAGCGCACCATCGGTTCGATCTTCCAGAAGCACGCGGAGGCGCACCCGGACCGTCCTTTCATCCGCTTCGAGGGCCGGTCGCTCACCTATGGAGAGGTGAACCGCCGGGTGAACCGGTACGCGGCCGTGCTCGTCGAGAGCGGGGTGGGTAAGGGCGACGTGGTGGCAATCCTCGCCAAGAACTCACCGACCGATCTGATGGTGATGCTCGCAACGGTGAAGCTCGGTGCGGTCGCCGGGATGCTGAACTACAACCAGCGCGGAAAAGTGATGGCGCACAGCGTTGCCCTGCTCGACGCGAAGGTGCTGGTGCACGATCCCGACTGCGCCGAGGCGTTCGAGTCGATCCCCGCAGACGGACGGCCCGCGCAGGTGTTCGATTTCGCCGAGTTGGACGCGGCGGCCGAGGGGCGATCGGATGCCAACCCATCGGTGACGGCGACCCTGCCCGCGTCGACCAAGGCGTTCTACATCTTCACCTCGGGGACCACCGGGATGCCCAAGGCGAGCGTGATGAGTCACAACCGGTGGTTGGCGAACCTGTCCGGCATCGGCGGTCTCGCCGTGCGCCTCAAGCACAGCGACACCATGTACGTCCCGTTGCCGCTCTACCACAACAACGCGTTGTCGGTGTCGCTCGGATCTGTGCTGGCCTCGGGTGCGTGCATGGCGATCGGCCGGTCGTTCTCCGCGTCGAAGTTCTGGGACGAGGTGATCCTGAACCGCGCCACGGCCTTCTGCTACATCGGTGAGCTGTGCCGGTACCTGCTGGCGCAGCCGGAGAAGCCCACCGACCGGCAGCACGCGGTCCGGGTGATCATCGGCAACGGGATGCGTCCCGAGATCTGGGACGAGTTCGCCGGGCGTTTCGGGATCGACCGGATCGTCGAGTTCTACGGCGCCAGTGAACTGAATCTCGCTTTCGTCAATGCTTTCAGCGTCAAGCGCACGGCAGGCTTCTGTCCGCTGCCGTACAAGATCGTCGAGTACGACGACGACGGCGAACCCAGGCGTGACGAGCACGGCCACCTCACCGAGGTCGGCAAGGGCGGGACCGGTCTGCTGATCGCCGAGATCAGTGAGCGCGTTCCCCTCGACGGTTACACCGATCCCGAGGCCACCGAGAAGAAGGTGATCCGCGACGCCTTCACCGAGGGCGACTCGTACTTCAACTCCGGAGACCTGGTGCGCGATCAGGGCTACGCGCACATCGCATTCGTC is a genomic window of Gordonia sp. SID5947 containing:
- a CDS encoding VOC family protein, producing the protein MHGLFYSTEERALRDFIKEKLQLPSTDTGGGWLIFDTPEADLGVHPTDGMSPPSGTADISFYCDRIEETVEELKSRGVEFTQDIADHGYGLVTYFRVPGGFDVQLYEPRYEK
- the dapE gene encoding succinyl-diaminopimelate desuccinylase gives rise to the protein MTTPVLDLHADPVELTAALVDIESESRNETAVADAVEAALRAQTTGFEVVRHGNRVLARTNRGMPSRVILAGHLDTVPVAGNLPHRRTDDETEGEVLHGCGTVDMKSGDAVFLHLAATMVEPAHDLTLIFYDCEEIAAEYNGLGVIERELPEWLRGDVAILGEPTAGLIEAGCQGTMRARLWASGVRAHSARSWMGDNAIHKLGGVLTTLAGYRPRTVDIDGCEYREGLSAVGIGGGVAGNVVPDEAYVDVNFRFAPDRSAEQATEHVREVFAAELADGELRFEVTDSAAGALPGLSNPAAAALVAAADGRFRAKYGWTDVSRFSALGVPAVNLGPGDPNLAHRVDERVPVSQIGQVAGLLRAFLSE
- a CDS encoding TIGR00730 family Rossman fold protein, which produces MSSADPADEPGRHRAGDVPAPDDLETCYVGPVRVRRDPGEPSQTTDRRLLEWVDPRDDDLRAERTMRDSWRVLRIQSEFVAGFDAMSEVAEAVTVFGSARLVPGSDDFDLAVRLGRALGEAGYAVITGGGPGAMEAANRGAWDAGAQSIGLNIELPFEQHLNKWVDVGMNFRYFFVRKTMFVKYAQAFVCLPGGFGTLDELFEALTLVQTKKVVRFPIVLIGRDHWSGLVDWMREVLLSKGMVSPDDLDLLYLVDEPAEAVEIIAAAAAGRGGR
- a CDS encoding TIGR00730 family Rossman fold protein — encoded protein: MSAICVYCASGPVDERFLELAADLGTALAAAGHTVVSGGGNISMMGALAEAARAAGGTTVGIIPRALMEREVADLGADELVVTETMRERKRLMDDRADGFITLPGGIGTLEELFETWTAGYLGMHDKPVVLLDPFDFYAPLLGWLHDLRGQGFVSRHALDRLLVAESVPMAIRFATAR
- a CDS encoding long-chain-acyl-CoA synthetase is translated as MSSSDTHTAVGLTDLIRGVVKMAPQAPGMLKHAPGLVRRPPEAKRTIGSIFQKHAEAHPDRPFIRFEGRSLTYGEVNRRVNRYAAVLVESGVGKGDVVAILAKNSPTDLMVMLATVKLGAVAGMLNYNQRGKVMAHSVALLDAKVLVHDPDCAEAFESIPADGRPAQVFDFAELDAAAEGRSDANPSVTATLPASTKAFYIFTSGTTGMPKASVMSHNRWLANLSGIGGLAVRLKHSDTMYVPLPLYHNNALSVSLGSVLASGACMAIGRSFSASKFWDEVILNRATAFCYIGELCRYLLAQPEKPTDRQHAVRVIIGNGMRPEIWDEFAGRFGIDRIVEFYGASELNLAFVNAFSVKRTAGFCPLPYKIVEYDDDGEPRRDEHGHLTEVGKGGTGLLIAEISERVPLDGYTDPEATEKKVIRDAFTEGDSYFNSGDLVRDQGYAHIAFVDRLGDTFRWKGENVATTEVEAALDSFPAIAQSVVYGVEIEKTDGRAGMGAVKVRDGSDLDPKEIAEHLYGHLPAYAVPLFIRVVDDFEQTSTYKNRKVELREEGFTKVGEDKLYVLAGREKGYVDFYDDYPSDVAAAKVPKG